Within the Erpetoichthys calabaricus chromosome 1, fErpCal1.3, whole genome shotgun sequence genome, the region CAGTCTTGATGGTTAAGACAACTAAGAAATATCGTGAAAGAAGTAAAGACTTAAAGATGAATGGCTCAGGTTAACTAATGGTGTGATTATGGGTGTGTCAGGACTCTGTGACAGACATGTCCAAGGACATGTGAGTTTGATAATATTAAGTTATACTGATAAAAGAACTCTAATACGTtcaatacagtatgtttattcaaATTGTTTTCTGGTATTCATTAAGATGCCTGGTTTTCTTTTGTCAAGTCAGGTCTTGCTGATAAACAGCACATGGTAACAGGGTCAAATCACCTTTAGGATGGAGTGATGTTTTGTGTTATGTGGACTGGGACTGGATGCTCATACACTTTGAGAAGCCCACATTTGCAGTGCAGTGGTCACGTAGCCATGTGCAACAACATCCTAAGTACATGATGTTTCCTTCCAGTTGTTCAAGTCTAGAGTTCTCCTACCTCATCTGCTGAGTCAGTGAAAAGTGCCAAGCAAAGTGAAAGGCCATCGAGTTTCCTTACTGCGTTTTCAGGTTTGCCCACTACAATTAGTCTCTTGCTCTATTTTTCTGTTACGCTTGATGACTTTGCTAGGGTAGATGGCCTCGTAACAGGCTTGTGGTACTATGTAtgactgttttttgtttattcaccACATGTCACAATTTTCAGCATTTTAGGAAACAGAAATACAAGACCCCACAAGGATGACCTGAGACCTCAAGGACACTGTATACAACAAacaattgacaaaaaaaacaatgcacaGCTAAGACAATGTTAACATCTgaacaaattttgaaaataatgacaaaaatgggCTTATTTTAATACTATTAGcatttttttcaagattttttgAGAGTTCAATAAGGTCTTATCAGTACTTTTGTCTGCCCAGAAGGCAGTGGCTCTGAGTTGCCAAAAAAAGTGTAAGAAGCTCATAATGGCCTTCTCAGCTCCAGCGAAGCACTACAAGAGCCATTGTGTCCAGGTCACTTGTATAGCAATTTGGGTCACACCTGTGCAGGTCACCAGCCTTTCATATTAGGTCCACAGCTTCATTAGGTCAGTCATTGTCATGTCCTGCTTTTCCTGACCTGCTCTCCTTTTGTCTTATGCTGTTTTCAGTTTAAGGTCAAATACTCTGAAGTCCCTTCATTGCTAGGATGGTCAGACTGAACTCTGAGGACATCACTTATCAGGTTCTGCCTGAAAAACTGTCCTGCAACATGAGCGCAGGTCTTTAAGTTTGACCATGGGAAACAATCTTTAGCAAAAGTTGATTTGGAGCTTTATAAAGAATAAGGACTCCACTGCATGTTTAGTGCTCAGCCACAGTTTGACAGCTGATGGTttcctttttgctttttctttctatCTTTTTCTGCTGCAGGATTCAAATTGTTTGTACTGGCTGTGCACGGATCCCAGGAGTTTAACtattattatgtaaatgaaatgacGAACTGGACAAATGCACAGGCTTACTGCCGGAGTAACTTCACTGACTTGGTGACTATTGCAGATCAGAAAGAACTTAAGGAAATTCTGGACAATCTTACAAGAGAAAATTACTCTGATGCAGAAATCTGGATTGGGCTAAAAGATATAAATATGACCAATGGAACATGGAGCAACGGTGAAACATTCACCTATCGAAACTGGAATAAAGGGGACCCAAACAATAATTTTGTATCTTGTGGCTGCATGTACTACCacagaaatgaaacaaaccaCAATGGCACCTGGAATGACTGTGGCTGTCGACACAGTCAGACTTTCATCTGCTATGCAGGTAAGTTACAGCTGAGGACAGACTCGTGTCTGGAGGTAGAGTGGCAGaaatgaggcctcatcagtgccaTACTGACTACCAAATCTGCACTTTATAATCTTCTAATATGATTGTCTCTTCtcaacatttcacattttcttcatgTGCGCATGCCTGCcagtcttattttatttataaatataaggcAGCAGTGCGTGGATTTATGTAATTTACCCTGTTAAACTTGACTGTTAAAGCAGATAAGAAAGCGGCTACCATGTTAAATTTTATGATTGCTGACTCAGAAAATTGTCTGTGTTACGATTTGCACATTTTTCTGGCTGTTAGATCTGCTACTGCCATCTGACTCGTGTCTGCTGTCTAACCAAATGGTCATGTTTGTCCATCACTCTGTGATTAGTTGTGCAACTCTCCCTTCAGAGGGTTGTAGgatcatttacaaaaatgtagaaaaaatatataagtcAAATAGGAGATCGGGCAACTAATTATTTTAGAGCAATGTAAGATCTAGATACAGAAATCCTAACTGATAAACCGAAGtcagttttttttaagtgttaCAAAGTAATTGCGGTACAGTGGTAGGTTCTTCTTCCTCATAGCTCCTGAGTTCAAATTCTAGCTTGGCCACTGACTGTGTGGAATTCCCACCTTGATCCCTATTTCCGAGTTGCTTTGATGGACGTATTTGTTAATTAATGAGTCCAACTTATCCCATTATGAACAGATGATCCTGGCACTTAACTGGCACACTGtgctgggttggttcctgccttctatTTGATACAGCCAAAGAAGAACAAACACAGGCTAAAGAAAGGCATTTTGATGAGAGATTTTactgcaattttgtttttaaatgaggtGAATGTGGCTAAAATCTTAgctttaatgtcatttttactttgaaatgCACCACATCAGACACTCCCTGCAGATTTAAGACACAACAGAAGGTGGTCTGTCACAAGCTTTGTAGAAGTAGGCAGGTCTCTGTAGTGTCCACCACCTTTAGtgtcattctgtttttttcttgcagTGAAAAGGAAGTTCCATGCTGTGAACAACCCAATGACTTGGGTCTCAGCTTTTCAGTACTGCAATTCTAATTACAATGGCATGGCCACCATCCGAAGTGGAAGAGAAGAGTGGTATTTGCTGAAGTACCTCAATGAAACCCAAATATGGGAGAAAGTGTGGATTGGAATGAGGAGCTCCATGATCTTTGGACACTGGTTCTGGATGAATGATGACCCGGTCACTTACCAAAACTGGATAAATGACTCCTCAAAGGTCTCTCAAAACACTTGTTTCTGTACCAGCCTGGATCTGAATCAGAAGAAGTGGGCCAGGCAGGACTGTGCAGAACGAGCCCCATTTGTCTGCTATACGGGTGAGTGAACTTTTTAACAATTACAACACTCATTTTTTTAGGAGTAATCAGCTTcatatttgaaatgaaaacaatttaaGAACATCTACATGAAATGAATGGAATTTTGTGGATTCAGAGTTGATTGTATTCAGCCATAAGTCAACTAGACAGCTCTAAGGCTTTGTTCTGCATATTGCTGGTGTGTACAATACGCACAGGAGGCAGGACTGCCCACCAAAGTCATCAGAATTTTTACAATATGATGATACTCTTTGTGTGATTCCTTACAGACAACTAGCATGGCCAACATTGATTCCATCCTCTCAGATGGCTATAAGATGGGAGGACAGATCATCCACGAGACTGATCAGCTCTGTAGGACACTTGACGCTCTTCTGAGAACTGGCAATGCAAGATATATTTAACAgctttgcttttaaaatgttcaagGATTTCCAGCTGTCTtttgaataaaaaagaatttacatTCACTTACGAAAGCCATTTGTACCACTCAAGCATTTGTCTAAACTCTTAATGAAATGGCAAATAAGTAATTTAGATCAAGAGGGCCTTTTAAATGAAGCTTCTGTTTTTAGCAACATTGGCAATGTTGTATTTGGTCTTTTGCCAGAGACATCTAATTAGATCAGTTGTTTTATCAAAGGTTTACTTGTCTGTTTGCAGCAATGACATATGAAACACAGGACCTCTCTTTATAAGGTAGTTTGCAGGACAGTAAATGGCAGGAGGTCAGCATACTGGGAACGATCAAAACAATGTCCATCAAAGCCCAAAGAAGAagataaattcaaaagaaagcaaaGCAGAGTTCCTCACAGTAACTTTTATAAGTTTATTCTTGACTGCATTCTTTTTCGAAAAAACAATTCCTACAAACTAGGGCATTCTTCCTAGGGTCACCATCTTAAATCGTGAGGTGCCATAATGTCACATGTTATGAAGACAGAGTGTGACACACAACACGCACAGGTCACTGGCAGCATGCACCATCACCATAAACAACACGGAAACAGAATCAAGAAATAACAACATGTTTTGATTGCCATCATTAATGTATTTTCTGTGTAAATTGCTGTGCAGTTCCTATCAATCTAGACAAGGAGTGTAAGATTCTGAGACTGAAGGAATTTGAATTTGGGATTTTGAGTTTTGTCTAGAATATGATctgaaaagttttaaaatttaatcACATTTATATCACGGCAACTTTTCCTTTTCCGTGTTTGCATCACTATGTTAGATTTCTGTTTTGCCGTCTACATGGAGAGTTTGCCCAGAATTCACTGGAGTGCAGCTGTTTGTGAAATCAATTTTGCAACGATGCAAAGGTCACCTCCGATGTTTGTGGATTTCCCTTCTTTGACATataaacattgttttgttttatttaaatgatacTTATTTAGTCTTCTGCTATCATTTTCGACTATTAAGTATTTTTTCAATCCCATTATGGCTTTGATGAAAAATCTTTGTCTCCCAGGTGTAACCTTTTGCTCCTTCTTTGATTCtccttgtctttttcattttctttttaatgtgtgtttgtgagtCAGTATAAAAGTCTGCTGGAAAATGGTAAACAATATAGTACAGCAATAATGTGATGAAAATACTGTAACAATAAAAATCATTCATTGTCAAAATTATGAACTTGCCATGTTCAAAGTTGTAAATAATTAGctctacataaaataaaacattgattCATGACACTTGTGTTTTCTCCTGTGCTCAAAATTTACTCGTTATTGTAGTTAGAGCCGTTGCCAGTTAGGCCTGAGGCTGGCAGTCtccttttctttagtttttcactttcttttctgtACCTGctgagtttttctttctttggtttAGTCGGAGGTTCtcgtctttttctgtttttttctgtcacaCAGGTTGTGCTTAGACTGCTAGCAAACACTCAGTAGTCCAAGACACACAAAGAGGAGTAAAGGTATGGGAGGCACAATGTGTTCATGATGGTCTCTGTCCCGTGAGCCAAGTGCCTAATGCTTTATCTCTTACAATAATGTTCACTTTTCTTCTGTGATTCATCCATTGTTCTCAATGCCACCTTCTTGTATTTCTCGTTTTCAGTTGTTGTCCACCACAGTGCTTCTTTCATTAGGTTTAACAttaccctgactgctgtttaaTTAACTCCTGTTAGTGTTTTCAAACTTGTGACCATGTCTCTAGCTCTTTGTGTTCCTGGGAACAGACTTATCTTTTACGTTCTCCTCACTTTGCATAGTTCCTCTGGAATTTCACAGTACTATCCAACTGTAAATAACTAATCCTTGGGCTCTGGTATCTGGGCTCCACAGTGGTTTGAGCATCTCCCTTACTGCACAAGGAACACAAGTTCAATTTATTCGAACCACATGTGGAATCTGGACATTAATCCTGTGCAGTTCTCTTAGTTTTGCTCCCTTGCACAGTGAAAGAATCCCAAGCTGCGATATGTACAGTTTCAGGGTAGAGGAGTCtttaaatatttacagtgttggatTGGTATGGCTAAAGAGCCGATGTCTGCCACCATATACAGGAATAAGAACGGGCAAGGGATGAATGACCACTGACCAGAAGTATAGCAATTATGCGCAGAGAACAAACCACATCTAGATCGCATAAGTAGACCACTTATGTTACAGGTCATTACTAACCGGAGCTGCTCTACAGTCCTTTTCACAATTAGATTTTGGAACAGAAGTGCAGCACATTCTCCAAATCAAACGTGGGCGTCGCTTTTaacacaacaacaaaacatttaaaaaaaaccctcAGTAAAGGCTGCAAATCTTTTCTTGATCATTTCCTTTGGGAGCTGGTCGCTCTATACTTAAACCCAAAATCTTAAAGCACTCCT harbors:
- the LOC114651765 gene encoding macrophage mannose receptor 1-like isoform X1, with product MNSQSGLSGWINMMGSILIILAGFKLFVLAVHGSQEFNYYYVNEMTNWTNAQAYCRSNFTDLVTIADQKELKEILDNLTRENYSDAEIWIGLKDINMTNGTWSNGETFTYRNWNKGDPNNNFVSCGCMYYHRNETNHNGTWNDCGCRHSQTFICYAVKRKFHAVNNPMTWVSAFQYCNSNYNGMATIRSGREEWYLLKYLNETQIWEKVWIGMRSSMIFGHWFWMNDDPVTYQNWINDSSKVSQNTCFCTSLDLNQKKWARQDCAERAPFVCYTDN
- the LOC114651765 gene encoding macrophage mannose receptor 1-like isoform X2, with product MMNSILMILVGFKLFVLAVHGSQEFNYYYVNEMTNWTNAQAYCRSNFTDLVTIADQKELKEILDNLTRENYSDAEIWIGLKDINMTNGTWSNGETFTYRNWNKGDPNNNFVSCGCMYYHRNETNHNGTWNDCGCRHSQTFICYAVKRKFHAVNNPMTWVSAFQYCNSNYNGMATIRSGREEWYLLKYLNETQIWEKVWIGMRSSMIFGHWFWMNDDPVTYQNWINDSSKVSQNTCFCTSLDLNQKKWARQDCAERAPFVCYTDN